The Patescibacteria group bacterium genome includes a window with the following:
- a CDS encoding lipopolysaccharide biosynthesis protein produces the protein MGYLKDAIRGIGWMALLRAFTRGLAFVRLAILARLLDPFQFGIYGIASLILALLEIFTETGVNIVLVQSKSKITDYLNTAWVVSIARGVAISILMLIFSYPVSIFFKNPQSLGIILFLSIVPFLRGFINPMIVNFQKELEFKKEFVFRSVIFLFDAFVAIAFGFITRSAYSLAFGLMAGALLEIFLSFYLVKPTPSFKFEKEKLLYVIRNGKWMTFAGIFDYFFRNGDDMVVGRILGASSLGLYQVAYKISTLPVSETGQVFNKVTFPLFTKISKDKKLLKSTFWKSLFAVSVFVLPFGLVLFLFAHILVPLALGAKWVEIIPVVRILALFGIASSLQGPFYSLFLGVGRQNYVTYASFLGFLIMILSIVPLVVRFGIVGAAVSALLGSLVSFPLVIYYFSKIIK, from the coding sequence ATGGGTTATTTGAAAGATGCTATTCGCGGTATTGGTTGGATGGCATTGTTGCGCGCTTTTACTAGAGGTCTTGCTTTTGTAAGACTTGCAATTTTGGCAAGGCTACTTGATCCTTTTCAGTTTGGAATTTATGGTATTGCTTCTTTGATTCTTGCACTTCTTGAAATTTTTACAGAAACTGGGGTGAACATAGTTCTTGTTCAATCAAAATCAAAAATAACTGATTATTTAAATACAGCTTGGGTAGTCTCTATAGCAAGAGGAGTAGCCATTTCTATTTTGATGTTAATTTTTTCCTATCCAGTTTCTATTTTTTTTAAAAACCCACAATCTTTAGGGATTATATTATTTTTGAGTATAGTTCCGTTCTTAAGAGGTTTTATAAATCCAATGATAGTTAATTTTCAGAAAGAATTGGAGTTTAAAAAAGAATTCGTTTTTAGGTCAGTAATCTTTTTATTTGATGCTTTTGTTGCTATTGCTTTTGGTTTTATAACAAGGTCGGCTTACAGTCTTGCTTTTGGTTTGATGGCTGGAGCATTGCTTGAAATTTTCCTTTCTTTTTATTTGGTTAAGCCTACCCCCTCGTTTAAATTTGAGAAGGAAAAACTATTGTATGTTATAAGAAATGGTAAATGGATGACTTTTGCTGGTATTTTTGATTATTTTTTTAGAAACGGTGATGATATGGTGGTTGGCAGGATTCTGGGTGCTTCTTCATTGGGTTTGTATCAAGTTGCTTACAAGATCTCAACTCTTCCTGTTTCGGAAACAGGTCAGGTGTTTAATAAGGTCACTTTTCCTCTTTTTACTAAGATATCTAAGGATAAAAAGCTTCTTAAATCAACCTTTTGGAAGTCTTTATTTGCTGTTTCTGTTTTTGTTTTACCTTTTGGTTTAGTGCTTTTTTTGTTTGCCCATATACTTGTGCCACTAGCTTTGGGGGCAAAATGGGTTGAAATTATACCTGTCGTTCGTATCCTTGCTCTATTTGGAATAGCAAGTTCTCTACAAGGACCATTTTATTCTCTTTTTCTTGGGGTTGGTAGACAAAATTATGTTACTTACGCTTCTTTCTTGGGATTTCTAATTATGATCTTATCTATTGTTCCTTTGGTTGTGAGGTTTGGAATTGTTGGAGCGGCAGTCTCTGCTCTTTTGGGAAGTTTGGTTTCTTTTCCGCTTGTGATTTACTATTTTTCTAAAATTATAAAATGA